In one Cervus elaphus chromosome 9, mCerEla1.1, whole genome shotgun sequence genomic region, the following are encoded:
- the LOC122700980 gene encoding olfactory receptor 2L8-like, whose product METYNQTSTDFILLGLFPPSRFGMILFILIVLIFLIALFGNFFMILLIFLDTHLHTPMYFLLSQLSFIDLNYISTIVPKMACNFLLGNKSISFIGCGMQSFFFMTLAGTEALLLTSMAYDRYVAICFPLHYSIRISRRVCVLMIIGSWMTGSINSCAHTIYAFQIPYCKSRAINHFFCDVPAMLTLACIDTWVYEYTVFVSAIFFLLLPFIGITCSYGRVLFAVYHMQSAEGRKKAYSTCSTHLTVVTFYYMPFAYTYLRPRSLRTPTEDKILAVFYTILTPVLNPIIYSLRNKEVMGALRRLTKRICSVKM is encoded by the coding sequence ATGGAAACTTATAATCAAACATCAACTGATTTCATCTTATTGGGGTTGTTCCCCCCTTCAAGATTTGGCATGATTCTTTTTATTCTCATTGTTCTCATTTTCCTAATAGCTCTGTTTGGCAACTTCTTTATGATCCTTCTCATCTTTCTGGACACCCATCTCCACACACCAATGTATTTCCTACTTAGTCAGCTCTCCTTCATTGACCTAAATTACATCTCCACCATTGTCCCTAAAATGGCCTGCAATTTTCTGCTTGGAAATAAGTCTATCTCCTTCATTGGATGTGGAATGCAGAGCTTCTTCTTCATGACTTTAGCAGGTACAGAAGCATTGTTGCTGACATCTATGGCTTATGATCGTTATGTAGCCATTTGCTTTCCTCTTCACTATTCCATCAGAATCAGcagaagagtgtgtgtgttgaTGATAATAGGATCATGGATGACAGGCTCTATCAACTCCTGCGCCCACACCATATATGCATTCCAGATCCCTTATTGCAAATCTAGGGCCATCAATCATTTCTTCTGTGATGTCCCAGCCATGTTGACTCTGGCCTGCATTGACACCTGGGTCTATGAGTACACAGTGTTTGTAAGTGCCATCTTCTTCCTTCTATTGCCTTTCATTGGTATTACCTGTTCCTATGGTCGTGTTCTCTTTGCTGTTTATCACATGCAGTCAgctgaagggaggaagaaagcttATTCAACCTGTAGCACCCATCTTACTGTGGTAACTTTTTACTATATGCCCTTTGCTTACACTTATCTACGTCCAAGATCCCTTCGAACTCCAACAGAGGACAAGATTCTGGCAGTTTTCTACACCATCCTCACCCCAGTGCTCAACCCTATTATCTATAGCCTGAGAAACAAGGAGGTGATGGGAGCCCTGAGAAGATTAACTAAGAGAATCTGTTCTGTGAAAATGTAG
- the LOC122700955 gene encoding olfactory receptor 2L2-like produces MENYNQTSNGFILLGLFPSSRFGIFLFILIFVIFLIALFGNLFMILLIFLDTHLHIPMYFLLSQLSFIDLNYISTIVPKMAYNFLFANKSISFIGCGIQSFFFLTLGGAETLLLTFMAYDRYVAICFPLHYPIKISRKVCMLMIIGSWIMGSINSCAHTTYAFRIPYCKSRAINHFFCDVPAMLTLACMDTRIYEYTVFMSTIFFLLLPFIGIACSYGRVLFAIYYMHSTKGRKKAYSTCSTHLTVVTFYYMPFAYTYLRPRSFRTPTEDKALAVFYTILTPVLNPVIYSLRNKEVIGALRRLIHRFCSVKLSTNIVA; encoded by the coding sequence ATGGAAAATTATAATCAAACATCAAATGGTTTCATTTTATTGGGGTTGTTCCCCTCATCAAGATTTggcatatttcttttcattcttatttttgtcattttcctaATTGCTCTGTTTGGCAACCTCTTTATGATCCTTCTCATCTTTCTGGACACCCATCTTCACATACCCATGTATTTCCTTCTTAGTCAGCTCTCCTTCATTGACCTAAATTACATCTCCACCATTGTTCCCAAAATGGCCTACAATTTTCTCTTTGCAAACAAGTCTATCTCCTTCATTGGATGTGGGATTCAGAGCTTTTTCTTCTTGACTTTAGGAGGTGCAGAAACATTGCTCTTGACGTTTATGGCTTATGATCGTTATGTAGCCATTTGCTTCCCTCTTCACTATCCCATCAAAATCAGCAGAAAGGTCTGTATGTTGATGATAATAGGATCTTGGATAATGGGCTCTATTAATTCCTGTGCCCATACCACATATGCCTTTCGTATCCCTTATTGCAAATCCAGGGCCATCAATCATTTCTTCTGTGATGTTCCAGCCATGTTGACTCTGGCCTGCATGGACACCAGGATCTATGAGTATACCGTGTTTATGAGTACCATCTTCTTCCTTTTATTGCCTTTCATTGGTATTGCATGTTCCTATGGTCGTGTTCTCTTTGCCATTTATTACATGCATTCAACCAAAGGGAGGAAGAAAGCTTATTCGACCTGCAGCACTCACCTTACTGTGGTGACTTTCTACTATATGCCCTTTGCTTACACTTATCTCCGCCCAAGATCCTTTCGTACTCCAACCGAGGACAAGGCTCTGGCTGTCTTCTACACCATCTTGACCCCAGTGCTCAACCCAGTTATCTATAGCCTGAGAAACAAAGAGGTGATTGGAGCACTGAGAAGACTAATTCATAGATTCTGCTCTGTGAAACTGTCAACAAATATTGTGGCATGA